The following coding sequences lie in one Populus nigra chromosome 15, ddPopNigr1.1, whole genome shotgun sequence genomic window:
- the LOC133673865 gene encoding uncharacterized protein LOC133673865 isoform X1 produces MRRGVRSFRQFRYAFQRQEFNYSFSLVKCQKILIDTGYRVTDNADIDKFSCPKFIASRTLTTDAARVPNGGFVGSADVNGGGPLVEYERRIAAGELVDGDNCQVGTLRELQRLYDELVESADACKLDRYTASDKSGRSRWLWSRLMPQSSYSPIKGLYLYGGVGTGKTMLMDLFFNQLPVNWRKKRIHFHDFMLNVHSRLQKHKGVADPLEVVAGEISDEAILLCLDEFMVTDVADALILNRLFRQLFNNGVILVATSNRAPDNLYERGLQRDLFLPFIATLKERCVAHEIGSAVDYRKMTSAQHGFYFVGKESSSLLKQKFQQLIGEEKACPQEVEVVMGRTLQVPLGANGCAYFPFEELCDKPLGAADYFGLFNNFHTLALEGVPIFGLHNRTAAYRFVTLVDVIYENRAILLCTAEGSPLELFDRIVTIADAQQMAPRTSTRSRKNDDSDLCVDNELGFTKDRTISRLTEMNSKEYLEQHAAMLAEKQLSEEASNANAVQVSVGGGSMFI; encoded by the exons ATGAGAAGGGGTGTTCGATCATTTCGCCAATTTCGATATGCTTTTCAACGACAAGAATTCAATTACTCCTTTAGTTTGGTGAAATGTCAAAAGATTTTGATAGATACCGGTTATAGAGTTACCGATAATGCGGATATTGATAAATTTAGTTGCCCCAAATTTATTGCTTCAAGAACTTTGACGACGGATGCGGCTAGAGTTCCCAATGGAG GTTTTGTTGGATCTGCAGATGTTAATGGAGGGGGGCCGCTTGTGGAGTATGAAAGAAGGATTGCCGCTGGTGAGCTTGTGGATGGTGACAACTGCCAG GTAGGCACATTAAGAGAGCTTCAGAGGCTTTATGATGAGCTCGTTGAATCAGCTGATGCCTGTAAATTGGACCGCTATACTGCTTCAGACAAATCTGGAAG gAGTAGGTGGTTGTGGTCGCGTTTAATGCCACAGTCTTCATATTCACCCATCAAAGGACTATATCTTTATGGAGGCGTTGGCACTGGAAAGACTATGCTAATGGACTTGTTCTTTAATCAATT GCCCGTCAATTGGAGGAAAAAGAGGATCCATTTTCACGACTTCATGTTAAATGTCCATAGTCGCTTGCAA AAACACAAGGGTGTTGCAGATCCACTTGAAGTTGTGGCTGGAGAGATATCTGATGAGGCTATTTTATTATGTCTGGATGAATTTATG GTGACTGATGTTGCTGACGCATTGATCCTTAACCGTCTTTTTAGACAACTATTCAACAATGGCGTT ATTCTTGTGGCTACTTCAAACCGTGCCCCAGATAACCTGTATGAGCGTGGATTACAGAGGGATCTTTTTCTACCCTTCATTGCGACTTTGAAG GAAAGATGTGTGGCTCATGAAATTGGTTCAGCAGTAGATTATCGGAAGATGACTTCG GCTCAGCACGGTTTCTACTTTGTTGGAAAAGAGTCATCTAGCCTCCTTAAACAAAAGTTTCAACAATTGATTGGGGAAGAAAAAGCTTGTCCACAAGAGGTGGAAGTAGTAATGGGAAGAACATTGCAG GTTCCACTGGGTGCCAATGGATGTGCGTATTTTCCTTTTGAAGAACTTTGTGACAAACCACTTGGAGCTGCAGATTATTTTGGATTATTCA ATAACTTTCATACCCTGGCATTGGAAGGTGTCCCGATCTTTGGACTCCATAACAGAACAGCTGCATATCGATTTGTCACCTTGGTTGAT GTGATTTATGAAAACAGAGCCATATTGTTATGTACAGCTGAGGGGAGTCCTTTAGAACTTTTTGATAGGATAGTGACAATTGCTGATGCCCAGCAAATGGCACCTAGAACCTCTACAAGATCAAGGAAAAATGATGATTCTGATCTCTGTGTGGACAATGAACTTGGATTTACAAAAGACCGCACCATTAGCAG
- the LOC133673865 gene encoding uncharacterized protein LOC133673865 isoform X2: MRRGVRSFRQFRYAFQRQEFNYSFSLVKCQKILIDTGYRVTDNADIDKFSCPKFIASRTLTTDAARVPNGDVNGGGPLVEYERRIAAGELVDGDNCQVGTLRELQRLYDELVESADACKLDRYTASDKSGRSRWLWSRLMPQSSYSPIKGLYLYGGVGTGKTMLMDLFFNQLPVNWRKKRIHFHDFMLNVHSRLQKHKGVADPLEVVAGEISDEAILLCLDEFMVTDVADALILNRLFRQLFNNGVILVATSNRAPDNLYERGLQRDLFLPFIATLKERCVAHEIGSAVDYRKMTSAQHGFYFVGKESSSLLKQKFQQLIGEEKACPQEVEVVMGRTLQVPLGANGCAYFPFEELCDKPLGAADYFGLFNNFHTLALEGVPIFGLHNRTAAYRFVTLVDVIYENRAILLCTAEGSPLELFDRIVTIADAQQMAPRTSTRSRKNDDSDLCVDNELGFTKDRTISRLTEMNSKEYLEQHAAMLAEKQLSEEASNANAVQVSVGGGSMFI, translated from the exons ATGAGAAGGGGTGTTCGATCATTTCGCCAATTTCGATATGCTTTTCAACGACAAGAATTCAATTACTCCTTTAGTTTGGTGAAATGTCAAAAGATTTTGATAGATACCGGTTATAGAGTTACCGATAATGCGGATATTGATAAATTTAGTTGCCCCAAATTTATTGCTTCAAGAACTTTGACGACGGATGCGGCTAGAGTTCCCAATGGAG ATGTTAATGGAGGGGGGCCGCTTGTGGAGTATGAAAGAAGGATTGCCGCTGGTGAGCTTGTGGATGGTGACAACTGCCAG GTAGGCACATTAAGAGAGCTTCAGAGGCTTTATGATGAGCTCGTTGAATCAGCTGATGCCTGTAAATTGGACCGCTATACTGCTTCAGACAAATCTGGAAG gAGTAGGTGGTTGTGGTCGCGTTTAATGCCACAGTCTTCATATTCACCCATCAAAGGACTATATCTTTATGGAGGCGTTGGCACTGGAAAGACTATGCTAATGGACTTGTTCTTTAATCAATT GCCCGTCAATTGGAGGAAAAAGAGGATCCATTTTCACGACTTCATGTTAAATGTCCATAGTCGCTTGCAA AAACACAAGGGTGTTGCAGATCCACTTGAAGTTGTGGCTGGAGAGATATCTGATGAGGCTATTTTATTATGTCTGGATGAATTTATG GTGACTGATGTTGCTGACGCATTGATCCTTAACCGTCTTTTTAGACAACTATTCAACAATGGCGTT ATTCTTGTGGCTACTTCAAACCGTGCCCCAGATAACCTGTATGAGCGTGGATTACAGAGGGATCTTTTTCTACCCTTCATTGCGACTTTGAAG GAAAGATGTGTGGCTCATGAAATTGGTTCAGCAGTAGATTATCGGAAGATGACTTCG GCTCAGCACGGTTTCTACTTTGTTGGAAAAGAGTCATCTAGCCTCCTTAAACAAAAGTTTCAACAATTGATTGGGGAAGAAAAAGCTTGTCCACAAGAGGTGGAAGTAGTAATGGGAAGAACATTGCAG GTTCCACTGGGTGCCAATGGATGTGCGTATTTTCCTTTTGAAGAACTTTGTGACAAACCACTTGGAGCTGCAGATTATTTTGGATTATTCA ATAACTTTCATACCCTGGCATTGGAAGGTGTCCCGATCTTTGGACTCCATAACAGAACAGCTGCATATCGATTTGTCACCTTGGTTGAT GTGATTTATGAAAACAGAGCCATATTGTTATGTACAGCTGAGGGGAGTCCTTTAGAACTTTTTGATAGGATAGTGACAATTGCTGATGCCCAGCAAATGGCACCTAGAACCTCTACAAGATCAAGGAAAAATGATGATTCTGATCTCTGTGTGGACAATGAACTTGGATTTACAAAAGACCGCACCATTAGCAG